Part of the Microbacterium immunditiarum genome is shown below.
CCGAGCGCGGATCCGCTCCGCTCGAGTTCATCCTCGTGGGACTGCTCATGCTCGTGCCGATCGTGTACCTCATCGTCGCGCTCGGGCTGATCCAGTCGCAGGCGCTCGGCGCCAAGGCCGGCGCGCGACACCTCGCGCGCACTGTCGCCACGGCCGGCGGCGTCGCCGACGCCGACCGCCGAGCCGAGCGCGTTCTCGAATCCGTCACAACCGAGTACGGGCTCGACCCCTCCACCGTGGCCGTCGACGTCGAGTGCAGTCCTGCGGGCGGGGCGTGTCCGCGTGCGGGTGCGATGCTCCACGTGACGATCAGCACCCGCGTGTCGCTCCCGCTCGTGCCGCCCGTCCTCGGCCTCGAACGGATCGCGAGCATCCCGATCGAAGCGTCCGCGGTTCAGAAGGTCTCGCGGACGTGGGGCGACGGCACGTGAGGCTCATCCGACGTCTCGTCGCACGCGTCCGAGCGGCGACCCCGGACGATGAGGACGGGAGCGTCCTCCCGCTCGCGATCGGGTACGGCGTGCTCGCGCTCGTGCTCATCCTGCTGTGCGCCGACGCGACCAGTCTGTATCTCGCGCAGAAGCGGCTCGACTCCCTCGCGGATGCCGCCGCCCTCGCCGGCTCGGACGGGTTCGTGCTCGAGGTCGTCGGCGGCGCGCCGATCGCGACGCTCACATCGGACGGCGTGCGCTCGCAGGCGGAGGCCGTCGTCGCTGACGTGGGATCGACAGCCGTGCTCATCGCCGCGGGAACCCCCGACGGCACGTCCGCACGTGTGACGGTGGCGGACACGTGGCATCCGCCGATTCTCACGCTGTTCGTGCCCGACGGCGTGCCGCTGGAGTCGACCGCGACGAGTCGCACGGCACTGCGTTGACCCCGCGAGATCGGTCGCCGTCGAAGACGAGACCATCGCTCTCGAGCTCGACGAGCTCGGCGAGCAGCGCGGGCAGCTGATCGAGGTGCCAGACCCCGGCGGGCGTGCTGTCGACAGCGACACGCCGTGCTGCGACCGCCGCGACGAGCCCGGTCGCCCGGCTCTGGCTCCGGCCGCGGACCCACCAGGTCGCGCGCCGGCCGCGGTCTTCGGCCTCAGCGAGCACGACGAAGTCCTCGCCGCCGATCGGCAGTCGTCCGCTCGCGCCTCTCAGCGCGGCGCGCCCGGCACGACTGCCGAGCACGCGCCGGCCCACACGCGAGCGGCCGAAACGGAACAGCAACCACGTCAAGGCCCGCGAATCCAGGGAGAGTCGCGTGGTGACACTCGGCACACCGAGCGTCCGGGTGAGCGAGACCTGGTCGGCGAACGGCATGAAGTGGGCCGTGCGTCGCCCGCTGCCCGGTACATCGACGCGTCTGGCGTCGCGGTGCTCCGCACCGGGCTCGAGGATCCCGTCGATCGTCCACCGCACCGCTTCGGCGCCGTGCTCTTCGCGCGATCCGGCCATCACCGTGAGCTCGACCCGTTCGACATGCCCGCCGAGGGCCGAGACGGCCAGCCGCGCGAGGGCGTTGGTGAGACCGGGCGCGACGCCGATGCTCAGGACGACGCTCGCCCCGTGCTCCAGCGCGAGAGGTGCGAGAGCCTCCACGGTCGCGAACTGCTCGACCGAGGCCGTCACGTCCACGACAGACACGCCCTCCTCGAGGCACGCCGCGTGGAATGAACCGTCTGGGACATCCACACACAGCACGACCACGCTCGGCCGAACGCGGCGAAGCACGTCCCGGACGCTCTCGGCGTCGGTGACGTCTACGCGCACAGCCGGGTGCGGACCCTGCGGCGACGGATGCCGGGAGCCGATCAGCACGCGGAGTCGGGGATCGGCCGCGAGGCGCTCGGCCGCGATCGACCCGACGCGACCGGATCCGCCCACCACGAGGATCGGGCGCGTCACGTCGTCTCCCGGCGCATCCGGGAAGAGGCGTTCTGAGGTGTTCATCGGTGCTCCCATCAGTGCAGCGGCCCTTCGGGCAGCGCGCTCGAGTCGATGCGACCCGGCGCGATGAAGACGAGGGACACGATGGCGGCCGCGAGCGCCGCGATCGCGAGCGCGGCGAAGCCGCGAGCGTACGCCCCGGGGTCGAGCAGCGATGCCGATGCGGCTCCGATGACGGATGCCACGGCGGCCACACCGAACGCGCCGCCGATCTCGTGCCCGGTGTTGACGATGCCCGACGCGAGACCAGCTTCGTGCACGTCGACCCGCGCGAGCGCGCTCGCGGTCGCGGTCAGGAACGCCGGGCCGAGGCCGAACGACACGAGCACGAGGCCCGCGATGAGCGGATACCAGAGCGCGGATGACCCGTCGAGCTGCGTGAGCACGAGCCCGCCGGCCGCAGTGATCGCGAATGCCCCCGCCGCGACGAGGCGCACCGAGAAGCGGGCGAGCGCGCGTGAAGCGAGGTGCGCCGAGATCACCGTCGCCACAGCCGACGGCAGGAACACCAGACCGGTCTGGAAGGGATCGAGCCCCACGACCTGCTGCAGGTACATCGAAGCGAGGAAGAACAGCGAGAGCATCGCGGCGCTCGCGAGCAGCATGAGGGCGAGTCCCGTCATGACCGGACGCCGCCGCAGCACGCCGAGCGGCACGAGGGGGGCGGGGTGGCACCGTTCCTGCAGGACGAAGAGCACCAGCGCGAGGACCGCGACGCCGAGCGCCAGGGTGATCGGCCACCAGGATGCTAGGCCGCCCGCGGCGTCGCCCAGGCCCCCGAGCCCGCCCAGCGCAACGACGAGCGCGGCCGCGAACACCGTGGCGAGCAGGCCGCCCACGAGGTCGATCCGCCCTCCGATCCCGCTCGACGCGGGGAGCATCCGCAACAGCAGCGGGATGAGCGCAACGCCGATCGGCACGTTGACGAGGAAGATCCATCGCCAACCCGGACCGGAGGTGAGCAGCCCGCTCGCCAGAAGGCCGACTGCGAAGCCGGATGCGCCGATACCTGCCCACACACCGAGGGCGCGCGTACGGGCGGCTCCCGTGAACAGCGTTGAGACCGACGCGAGCGCGGCCGGCGAGAGGAGCGCGGCGCCGACGCCCTGAACCGCGCGGCCCGCGATGAGCTGAACGCCATCGAGGGCGAGTCCGCAGAGGGCCGAGCTGACCGTGAACAGGACGAGGCCGGTCACGAGCAGTCGTCGTCGGCCCAGAACATCTGCGAGCCTGCCGCCGAGCAGCATCAGGCCGCCGAATGTGACGGCGTACGCCGTGATGACCCATGTCAGGTCGCTCGTGCCGAGCCTCAGGTCGGACGCGATCGAGGGCAATGCGATGTTCGCGGCGGTGACGTCGAGCACGAGCATGAACTGCGCGATGCACAGCAGTGCGAGGACCACCCAGTCGCGGGTCGTCGGGGCCGCCGGGGGAGCGTCGGGTGACATGTGGCCGGCGGGTCGGTGAGTGCTCACGAAGAGACCTCCTCGGAGTGGGACTTGTTATGAACAGAAGTTCACGATACGCTCATGAACGTCAGTTCACAACCGCGTTGGGAGAAATGTCATGCCGCCACTCACCTTCATCGCCTCGTACCGCGTGGTCCCCGGGCACCTCGAGGACATCCGCGCGCTCGCGATCGAGTACGCCGATCTCGTCGAGCGCGAGGAGCCACGGTGCAGGAGCCTTCGCCTCCACTTCAGCGACGACGGATCGCGATTCGTCCACCTGGCCGAGATGCGCGACTCGGAAGCGATGGAGTCGCATCTCGCTCTCGTCGGCGCGTTCATCGAGCGCTCGGGGGATGACCTCATCGCGGAGCACCTCATCGTGATCGGCGAGCCCGGTCCGAGGCTTCAGGGCGCGCTCGAGCGCAACTCCGCCGCCGGCACCACCATTGCGGTGTTCGAGCCGGCCGGGCTCGGGTTCGATTGCCTCCCGGCCCTCGCCGGGTGAGCAGGCGAACCGGTCGCGGGTCGGGGCGGCGCTAGCCTGTCTAGGAAATGGATCAGCTCACACCGACAGGTCAGCGCCGTGCCCGCCCCGCGCTCGACTGAGGCGACCTCGCGGCTGCGCGCGGACCTGCTCGGGCATGCACGCACGCTCGTGCGCCGCGACGGGCCCTCGGCGCTCACGATGCGGGCGCTCGCGCAGGAGGCGGGATGCTCGGTCGGGCTCGCCTACAAGGTCTTCGCCGACCGTGAGGAGATCGTGATCGAGCTCATCACGCTCGAACTCGACGACCTCGTCGAGCAGTTCGACGAATGGCTCGCCGAGACCGCGCAGCACTCGGTCTCGGCGAACCTCGACCGCTACGCGACGATCCTGCTCGATTCGCCCACGGCGGGGCTGGTGCATGCGGAGCTCATGGATGCTCGGATCGTCGACGTCCGACTCGCTGCGGCGACGCGCGACTCCGCGTTCCTCGCATCGCTTCACACCACCGTGCCCGACTATCTGCGGCTCGAGCAGCGACGCGGACGCGTGCGAGCCGACGTCGATGCGGATGCGTTCGGATTCCTCATCACGAGCGCGATCCACAACCTCATCGCGGCAGGGAGCGCCTACCCGCGTCCGACGCGCGCCGAGCTCACCGCGATTCTCGACCGGGTTGCACAGACGATCACCTGACGCCCCGGGTCGCACAGTACCGCGCTGATCACCGGGAGCGTGCGACCGGACCAGATCCGCGTGGCGGCTTCTGCAACTCCCAGGGCATCGGCGCACCCGACCGCATGCCCGGCCCATGGGCGCGCACATACGCCATGTGGATGCGCTGGGCCGCCTCGCGCAGCGTCGTCGCCCAGCCGATGACCTCGCCGCGCCAGACCGCGCGATAGCGGACCTCTTGCCCGTTCATGACGCGCCGGATCTCGATCGTGCCGTACTCGGTGCCGTCCGGCGCGACCATGCGCCACGTGCCCGTCGGACCCTCGACAGCGGCGAGAACAGGATGCCAATCGCTGACCAACCGGAGTTCCCCTCTCTCCGGCCGATGACACCAGGATACGTCGCGACCACCGACACGACCCGGGCGATCACCCGCGCTGCCGAAATCGGCGCGCGCGGTTGTCACAGGCGACCGCGCATGCAGGAAGCGGCAGCGCGCACACATGAACCGAGCCCGCGAAGCGCCGGCGCACCGGCCCGCGAGCGCGCGAGCGCGTAAACGAGCTGCGCGCGCGAGGAGGGGCCGCCCGCCGTAGCGGGCGACCCCTCCCGGGCCAGTGCCGGTCAGCCGCGAGGACCGCCGCCGGCACCCTTCGCCGGAGCGATCTGCAGCGCCTTCACGATCTCCTGCGAGAACGTGCCGCCCGCCGCATCCGTCGCCGTGACCCGCAGGTCGAGCCAGCCGCCCGCGTCGGGCGCGGGGAGCTCCGCCGCGAAGGCCCGCACGAACGAGCGGCCCTCGGCGAAGATGCCGCCCGGGTGCTCGACGGCGCCGGTCGGGGCATCCGTCTTCGCGTCCTTCAGCGTGACGGGCTTCCACACGCCGTCCGCACCGCGCACCTCGAGCGTGGCCGCGGTGACCTTGTCGGCGCCTTCCGCGCCGGCGACATGGCCGAGTTCGAGGGTCAGCGCGACGGATGCGCCCTTGCGGCGTCCGTCGCCGGCCAAACCGGTGTCACCGACCTCGACGTCGTAGTACGCCTGGAGCATCGGCAGCAGCTTCTGCTCGTAGTCGTCGAACGTGCCGGTCGAACGGAACGTCCACTCCGTCGTCGTCGCGGTCGACCCCGCGAGGTGCGAACCGTCGTGCGTGGCGGTGTTGACGACGCGGAACTCCGACTCGCCGTCGGGCAGGCCCCACACGTTCGCGCCCTGGAAGGGGCCGGAGCCGGCAAGCTCACCGTTCACGTACACCTCGGTGAACTGCTCGATGCCGGGGAATCCCGAGAAGACGTCGAACGAGCCCGTGTGCGCGGGGTCACCGCCGTCGGCCCACGACGGAAGGTTGACCTGCGCGCCGTCGCCCGCGCGGTGCGGTGCCCAGTATCCGGTTCCGACGTACGGACGCACGATGCCGCCGAAGTACTCGACCTCGACTCGCTGGCCGGGCTTGTACGTGCGCTGGATGTCACGGATCTGCCAGCCCACCGACGCCACGGTCGCGTCCTGGTACCACGAGAGGCGGTCGGTGTTGACCCACTCGGTGCGCTCCATGCCGCGCGACGTGCGCATCGCGAAGCCCTTGCCGTGCTCGACTCCGGGGACGAAGTCGTAGCGGAACTCGCCGACCACTTCGCTCTGGCCGAAGTAGGTCGTGTCGATGCGCGCGAGCTTGCCCGGCTTGTAGGCCAGGTTGCCCGGGATCTCGCCGTCGCTGTAGCGGGCGATGTCCCACACCTCGTCGGCGATCGCCATGCCGGTGGCGTTCACGGTGACCTTCTTCTTCGCCATGTCGGCGAGCAGCGCACGGCCCTGCACGCCGCTGATGCCGGCGACGGGAAGCGCGATCTCGGTGCCCTCGTACGGGTTGCCGACCCATTCGCTCAGCTCGCCGTCGGCGTCGTTCGCGACGATGAGCATCGCCGCGCCGGCCGCCGCGGCGTTCGCCGCGCGATCCCACGACGCGACCGCGTCGGAGCGGGTGACGACCGCCGCCTTGCCCTTGACGTCGACCGCGGCGAAGTCCTCGACGCTGCCGGTGCCCGCGTCGACCGCGACCGCCTTGAGCGAGCCGTCGAGCAGCTGCGCGCCGGCCTGCGGGATCACGTCGAGCTCGAGCTTGCCAGCCGTCACCGACAGCATCGGGCGCTGCAGGCGCCAGCGGGTGGTGTAGTCGAAGTCGGCCTCGGTCGCCGTGAGCGGCTGCGCCCACAGCTCGTCGACCCACACGGGCATCATCGCGCTGCCGGCGAAGCCGTCGGACGTGTAGTCCACGCGACGGAACGTCGGCTCGAGGCCCTTCTCGCCCACATCGACGGTCACCTGCTCCGTCGCGCGAGCGTCGAGCGCGACCGTGCGGTCCTGATCGAGCACGACGTCGGGGTCGCCCACGAGCACGTTCGCGATCGTGTCGGGCGTGCGCGCGACCTCGAAGAACGACATGGCCGAGTACGTGCCGGCCGGCAGGCGCAGCTCGGTCGTGCCGTCGACGGCGACCGGCGAGAACCCGCCCGTCTCGCCGTTCCACAGCCAGACGAAGGTCGCCACGGGCTCACCGTCGAAGCCGGTCGCCGTGAAGGTCAGGTCGTAGCGCTCCGCCTCGACGATCGCTCCGAGCGCGGTGCGCGCGACGGACTGGTCGCCGATCGACGCGACGAGCTCGCCCGACAGCTGCGTGCCCGCGGGGATCTTCGCCGGATCGACCGTCAGCGTCACCGAACGCTCCTCGCCCGCCGGGATCGTCAGCTCATCTGCGTCCATCGTGAGGGCGTCGAACGGCGCCTCGACCGACAGCGGGCCGGGACCGACCCCGCCGCCACCACCCGACGGGGGAGTGGTGTCGTCGAGCGTCGCCGCGAGTGTGACGGTCACCTCGGCATCCGTCTCGTTCGTGTACTCGATCGTCCGCGACACGGGCTCGGGCGCGTCGCCCCACGACAGCATGCCGAAATCTCCCGACCCGGACGCGATCACGGGCGCGTCGAGCGCCGCGTCGACATCGAGCACGCCGGCGCCGACCTGGTACGCCGTGAGGTCGACGTCGACCGCCGAGCTCACGAGCGCCGCCTTGAGCTGGTCGGCGGTGTACTCCGGATGCCGCTGCTTGACGATCGCGGCCGCGCCCGCAACGTGCGGCGTCGCCATCGACGTGCCGCTCATCGATACGTAGGGT
Proteins encoded:
- a CDS encoding TadE family protein — protein: MRPSSPSTDVSEDPPERGSAPLEFILVGLLMLVPIVYLIVALGLIQSQALGAKAGARHLARTVATAGGVADADRRAERVLESVTTEYGLDPSTVAVDVECSPAGGACPRAGAMLHVTISTRVSLPLVPPVLGLERIASIPIEASAVQKVSRTWGDGT
- a CDS encoding pilus assembly protein TadG-related protein; its protein translation is MRRLVARVRAATPDDEDGSVLPLAIGYGVLALVLILLCADATSLYLAQKRLDSLADAAALAGSDGFVLEVVGGAPIATLTSDGVRSQAEAVVADVGSTAVLIAAGTPDGTSARVTVADTWHPPILTLFVPDGVPLESTATSRTALR
- a CDS encoding saccharopine dehydrogenase NADP-binding domain-containing protein, yielding MNTSERLFPDAPGDDVTRPILVVGGSGRVGSIAAERLAADPRLRVLIGSRHPSPQGPHPAVRVDVTDAESVRDVLRRVRPSVVVLCVDVPDGSFHAACLEEGVSVVDVTASVEQFATVEALAPLALEHGASVVLSIGVAPGLTNALARLAVSALGGHVERVELTVMAGSREEHGAEAVRWTIDGILEPGAEHRDARRVDVPGSGRRTAHFMPFADQVSLTRTLGVPSVTTRLSLDSRALTWLLFRFGRSRVGRRVLGSRAGRAALRGASGRLPIGGEDFVVLAEAEDRGRRATWWVRGRSQSRATGLVAAVAARRVAVDSTPAGVWHLDQLPALLAELVELESDGLVFDGDRSRGVNAVPCDSSRSTPAARRRARTA
- a CDS encoding MFS transporter is translated as MSTHRPAGHMSPDAPPAAPTTRDWVVLALLCIAQFMLVLDVTAANIALPSIASDLRLGTSDLTWVITAYAVTFGGLMLLGGRLADVLGRRRLLVTGLVLFTVSSALCGLALDGVQLIAGRAVQGVGAALLSPAALASVSTLFTGAARTRALGVWAGIGASGFAVGLLASGLLTSGPGWRWIFLVNVPIGVALIPLLLRMLPASSGIGGRIDLVGGLLATVFAAALVVALGGLGGLGDAAGGLASWWPITLALGVAVLALVLFVLQERCHPAPLVPLGVLRRRPVMTGLALMLLASAAMLSLFFLASMYLQQVVGLDPFQTGLVFLPSAVATVISAHLASRALARFSVRLVAAGAFAITAAGGLVLTQLDGSSALWYPLIAGLVLVSFGLGPAFLTATASALARVDVHEAGLASGIVNTGHEIGGAFGVAAVASVIGAASASLLDPGAYARGFAALAIAALAAAIVSLVFIAPGRIDSSALPEGPLH
- a CDS encoding putative quinol monooxygenase; this encodes MPPLTFIASYRVVPGHLEDIRALAIEYADLVEREEPRCRSLRLHFSDDGSRFVHLAEMRDSEAMESHLALVGAFIERSGDDLIAEHLIVIGEPGPRLQGALERNSAAGTTIAVFEPAGLGFDCLPALAG
- a CDS encoding TetR family transcriptional regulator; translated protein: MPAPRSTEATSRLRADLLGHARTLVRRDGPSALTMRALAQEAGCSVGLAYKVFADREEIVIELITLELDDLVEQFDEWLAETAQHSVSANLDRYATILLDSPTAGLVHAELMDARIVDVRLAAATRDSAFLASLHTTVPDYLRLEQRRGRVRADVDADAFGFLITSAIHNLIAAGSAYPRPTRAELTAILDRVAQTIT
- a CDS encoding S8 family serine peptidase; this encodes MTELAGGQSAVEIDTADPGAGIRTFEVDGDLHVIPADAEPYLASGALDGDLFNVTKLIEYGYDDASVDATPVIVEKSAVSRSATPLPGVELTLPLPSVSGAAGTVSHEESASLWDALTSAPAARTFSASSAAFPGGITAIHLDGKVRTTLDSSVPYVDAPEAWAAGYTGDGVTVAVLDTGYDDTHPDLAGVVADAASFVPGQDVAEDPHGHGTHVASTIAGSGAASDGQHRGVAGGAKLLVGKVLGNDGYGQDSWIIAGMEWAAQNAPIVSMSLGSQEASDGTDLMAESLNRISEETGALFVVAAGNSAAPETIGSPGAAESALTIGSVDDPTGYLSWFSSQGPLFRSGALKPDMVGPGNDVVAARSSDSFGDGPYVSMSGTSMATPHVAGAAAIVKQRHPEYTADQLKAALVSSAVDVDLTAYQVGAGVLDVDAALDAPVIASGSGDFGMLSWGDAPEPVSRTIEYTNETDAEVTVTLAATLDDTTPPSGGGGGVGPGPLSVEAPFDALTMDADELTIPAGEERSVTLTVDPAKIPAGTQLSGELVASIGDQSVARTALGAIVEAERYDLTFTATGFDGEPVATFVWLWNGETGGFSPVAVDGTTELRLPAGTYSAMSFFEVARTPDTIANVLVGDPDVVLDQDRTVALDARATEQVTVDVGEKGLEPTFRRVDYTSDGFAGSAMMPVWVDELWAQPLTATEADFDYTTRWRLQRPMLSVTAGKLELDVIPQAGAQLLDGSLKAVAVDAGTGSVEDFAAVDVKGKAAVVTRSDAVASWDRAANAAAAGAAMLIVANDADGELSEWVGNPYEGTEIALPVAGISGVQGRALLADMAKKKVTVNATGMAIADEVWDIARYSDGEIPGNLAYKPGKLARIDTTYFGQSEVVGEFRYDFVPGVEHGKGFAMRTSRGMERTEWVNTDRLSWYQDATVASVGWQIRDIQRTYKPGQRVEVEYFGGIVRPYVGTGYWAPHRAGDGAQVNLPSWADGGDPAHTGSFDVFSGFPGIEQFTEVYVNGELAGSGPFQGANVWGLPDGESEFRVVNTATHDGSHLAGSTATTTEWTFRSTGTFDDYEQKLLPMLQAYYDVEVGDTGLAGDGRRKGASVALTLELGHVAGAEGADKVTAATLEVRGADGVWKPVTLKDAKTDAPTGAVEHPGGIFAEGRSFVRAFAAELPAPDAGGWLDLRVTATDAAGGTFSQEIVKALQIAPAKGAGGGPRG